The nucleotide sequence CTTCTCGTCACTACGCACACGTTGACTGCCCAGGACACGCTGACTATGTTAAAAACATGATCACTGGTGCTGCACAAATGGACGGCGGGATCCTAGTAGTATCTGCTGCTGACGGCCCAATGCCACAAACTCGTGAGCACATCCTATTGTCTAAACAAGTAGGTGTTCCTTACCTAGTTGTATTCATGAACAAATGTGACATGGTAGACGACGAAGAACTTCTTGAACTTGTTGAAATGGAAGTTCGCGATCTTCTTTCTGAATATGACTTCCCTGGCGATGACATTCCTGTCATCAAAGGTTCTGCTCTTAAAGCTCTTGAAGGAGAAGCAGAATGGGAAGAAAAAATCATGGAATTGATGAACGCTGTTGATGAGTACATTCCAACTCCAACACGTGACACTGACAAACCATTCATGATGCCTGTTGAGGATGTATTCTCAATCACTGGCCGTGGTACGGTTGCTACTGGACGCGTTGAACGCGGACAAGTTAAAATCGGTGACACTGTTGACATCATTGGTCTTACTGAAGAACCAAAAGCTACAACTGTAACAGGTGTAGAAATGTTCCGTAAATTGTTAGACTATGCTGAAGCTGGCGACAACATCGGTGCACTTCTTCGCGGGGTTTCTCGTGATGACGTACAACGTGGACAAGTATTGGCTAAACCAGGCACAATCACTCCACACACTGAGTTCACTGCTGAAGTTTACGTTCTTTCAAAAGAAGAGGGTGGACGTCACACTCCATTCTTCTCAAACTACCGTCCACAGTTCTACTTCCGTACAACTGATGTAACTGGTGTTTGTAACCTTCCTGAAGGCGTAGAAATGGTTATGCCTGGAGACAACATTGAAATGACTGTTGCTTTGATCTCTCCAATCGCTATCGAAGAAGGCACTAAGTTCTCTATCCGTGAGGGTGGACGTACTGTAGGCGCTGGCGTCGTAGCTAAAATCACTAAATAATTTTATTAAGTATCGAAACTCCCGGTTTATCTTTTGATAAGCCGGGAGTTTTTTTGCGTTTACCAGCAGACAATTGTCTGCTCTTTTTTAGTATATGAGGTATATAATATATTGCATTCACAAATTTTTCATAAAATTTTTCATTTCTTCGAAAGCTTGATGTTAAAGCAATGGAAACGCATACATAGAGAAACAATATTCAAAATAGACTAAAAAATTAGATAAAGTCGATTGACACGCCTTAAAATAGGCGATATGATAGCAACAATTTACAAGAGCACATAAGAATCTGATAACTCGAGATCAATAAATCTTTTGGAGAAAGAAGTGGAAAGCATGGGAGAACAACTAATCTACTTGAATGGTGAATTTGTTAGAAAAGAAGATGCTAAAGTTTCAGTCTATGATCACGGCTTCTTGTACGGAGACGGAGTGTTCGAAGGAATTCGTTCTTATAACGGGAACGTCTTTCGATTAGAAGAACATTTAGAACGTCTTTATGATTCGGCAAAGTCAGTCATGCTAGAAATTCCACATACTTTCGAAGAAATGACGAAGTTAGTAGTCGAAACACTTCGGCGCAATGAGTTAAAAGATGCTTACATTCGATTGATTGTTTCAAGAGGGGTCGGCAACCTTGGGATTGACCCATTAACGTGTTCAAGGCCAAGCGTCATTGTCATTGCTGAAGCTTTATCCTTATTTCCAAAGTCGCTTTACGACAATGGCATTGAAATTGTTTCAGTGGCAACCCGGAGAAACCGTTCGGATGTGTTAAGCCCGAAAGTGAAATCGCTGAATTACATGAACAATATCCTAGTAAAAATTGAAGCCAATCTGGCCGGTGTATCGGAAGCGCTTATGCTGAATGATCAAGGCTATGTAGCTGAAGGCTCGGCTGATAATATATTCATTGTCCGAAAGAACAAAATACTAACGCCTCCTGGTTATGTCGGAGCACTTGAAGGAATTACGCGAAACGCCATTATGGAAGTTGCTGCTCAAAAAGGCTACGAAGTTCAAGAAGGGGTCTTTACAAGACATGATGTGTATGTCGCTGATGAAGTGTTCTTAACAGGAACGGCTGCAGAAGTGATTGCAGTTATTAAAGTGGATGGACGAGTAATTGGGGACGGCAAACCGGGTCCTGTTACAAATGATTTGCTTGCTTCTTTCCGGGAACTCGTTCAGCAAGATGGAGTAAAAGTATACGACGAACATTTAAATGCAGTTTAAGCAAATAAATAAAATTTCATAACGCCAACTCAATGACGAGGTTAAAGTTAATGGAAATTGTATTCACAGAGAGCCGGTACTGGTGGAAGCCGGCAATACTCCCATTCGCGACATCCCCTCTGAGTGGAGTGCTTAAAGGTTCAGACTGATTAGGCATTCTCGGTAGCCGGCTCCATAAGGCTATCGTTAACAATAGATAAGCATAGCTTATCTGTGAGGCTGCGGTTGCGCGGCGAAATAGGGTGGTACCATGAAGCTTTTTCATCCCTATACAAAGAACAAGTTTCTTTGTGTAGGATGAAAAAGCTTTTTTTATTCTACTGAAGACATCATCCAAAAGGAGGCGGACAGAATGGGTGTAAACCTTAAAGTAAGAGAAGAAACAAAACAGAAGCTGAAAGGCAGCGGGGCAGATGTCCTGATTCAATCGTTGAAAGAACAAGGTGTTGAAGTAATTTTCGGTTACCCGGGAGGGGCGGTACTTCCCATTTACGATGCCTTGCACAGAAACCCCATCCGGCACGTACTTGCAAGACACGAACAAGGCGCGATCCATGCGGCAGAAGGGTATGCCCGGGTATCAGGGAAAACGGGTGTGGTTATTGCCACTTCGGGCCCTGGAGCCACCAACCTCGTAACAGGAATTGCAGATGCGATGCTCGACTCGCTGCCACTGGTCGTTTTCACCGGGCAAGTTGCCAGTACGGTCATTGGAACGGATGCTTTCCAGGAAGCGGACATCATCGGGATCACACAGCCGATCACCAAACACAATTACCAAGTGAAGAGCGTAGCGGATTTCCCGAGAATCATCAAAGAAGCATTTTACATTGCTTCAACGGGGCGCCCGGGACCGGTCGTTGTAGACATTCCCAAAAACATCTCAACGGAAATGTTTTTAACGGACTATCCGCAGAATGAGCAAGTGAATCTGCCAGGCTACCAGCCGACGACGAAACCGAATTACCTGCAGATCCAAAAAGCCGGCCAAGCATTGTCGGAAGCGAAAAAACCATTAATTCTTGCAGGTGCAGGGGTTTTAGCTGCTCAAGCATCTGAAGAGCTTCAGATGTTTGTAGAACAGCACAAGGTTCCTGTCACGAATACCTTATTGGGACTCGGCTCTATCGGAGGAGATCATCCACTGTTTCTGGGAATGGCCGGAATGCACGGAACCTATACAGCCAACACAGCCATTTGCGAATGCGATCTACTCATCAATATTGGTGCCCGTTTCGATGACAGGCTGACCGGAAACTTGGCACATTTTGCACCGAATGCGAAAGTGATACACATTGACATCGATCCAGCTGAAATCGGAAAAAATGTTCCTACTGACATCCCTATTGTGGCCGATGCGAAAGAAGCGCTGCAGGCATTATCCAATCAAAGTTTCGAATCGCCGGATACGGAGGTCTGGCTGCAGCATTTAACAGCAAACCGGGAAGAATACCCGCTTCACTATAAAGCCGATAAAGAACGCGGAATTCTACCTCAACAAGCGGTCGAATTGATTCACCGCTTAACCGGCGGAGATGCGGTCGTTACAACTGACGTCGGACAGCATCAAATGTGGACAGCGCAGTATTACAGATTCAATCATCCCCATAACTGGGTAACGTCAGGCGGCTTAGGGACAATGGGCTTCGGCTTCCCGGCTGCAATTGGAGCCCAGTTGGCAAGGCCGGACGAAACGGTCGTTGCGGTGGTTGGAGACGCCGGGTTCCAGATGACGCTGCAGGAACTGTCGCTGCTGCAGGAACTGCGCCTTCCGGTAAAAGTAGTGATCTTAAACAACCAAAGCCTTGGCATGGTAAGGCAATGGCAGGAAACGTTTTATGAAGAGCGCTACTCTCAATCGTTGATTCATGTACAACCGGATTTTGTGAAATTGGCTCACGCCTACGATATCGAAGGATACAAAGTGGAAACGATGGAACAAGCGGAGAAAGTATTTGCAGAAGCGTTTGCTTCAACCGGACCGGTGTTGATCGATTGCCGGGTGGTGCAAATGGAAAACGTTTATCCGATGGTTGCGCCAGGCAAGGGGCTGAATGAAATGATCGGAGTGAAAGGCGAATGAAGCGAGTAATAACAACAACGGTAATCAATCAAAGTGGCGTATTGAACCGGGTAACCGGCTTGTTGATGAAACGGCAATTCAACATTGAAAGCATATCGGTCGGGCACACAGAACAGCCGGGAATGTCGAAAATGACCTTTGTCGTCAATGTAGAGGATAAAGGGAAGCTGGAACAGCTGCTGAAGCAGCTTCAAAAACAAATTGACGTAATCAAAGTTCATGATATTACAGACAAGGCGATGGTCATGAGAGAACTGGCGATGGTGAAAGTGGTGTCGCCGCCTTCGGTACGAAATGAGATTTACGCGATTGTCGAACCGTTCCGGGCGACGGTCGTCGATATGAGCAAGAATGTCACTACTTATCAAGTTGCAGGCGATCCGGAGAAAATCGAGGCATTCATTGATTTAATGAGGCCTTACGGCATTAAAGAAATTACCCGGACAGGTGTATCGGCGTTTGTGCGGGAAACGCAAAAAGCGCAAACCGAACAAGTATCCATTCTTTAAAAAACCCAAACACTCGAGGAGGAAATTAAAAATGGCAAAAATGTATTATAACCAAGACGTAAACGAACAGGTATTAGAAGGAAAGACAATCGCAATCATCGGCTATGGTTCGCAGGGACACGCACATGCTCAGAACTTAAAGGAATCCGGATTTGATGTCGTGGTCGGTGTAAGGCCCGGAAAATCATTCAAGCAGGCGCAAGAAGACGGCATGAACGTAACAACGGTAAAAGAAGCGGCACAGGCAGCTGACGTGATCATGATCTTAGTGCCGGACGAGAAACAGACGAAAATCTACAACGAAGAAATCAAACCGGCATTGACGGCTGGCAAATCACTCGTTTTCGCACACGGCTTTAATGTTCATTTCAACCAAATCGTCGCACCGGAAGATGTGGATGTCTTCTTGGTAGCTCCAAAAGGTCCAGGGCATTTGGTTCGCCGTACATACGAAGCGGGGGCAGGTGTACCGGCGTTAATCGCCATCCATCAAGACGTTTCGGGTCAAGCGCAGGAAGTGGCGCTCGCTTATGCAAAAGGCATTGGTGCTGCACGTGCGGGAGTTCTGGAAACGACGTTCAAAGAAGAAACAGAAACGGATCTATTCGGTGAGCAAGCTGTACTTTGCGGCGGAGTCACTTCCTTAGTGAAAGCTGGATTTGAAACTTTAGTAGAAGCGGGCTATCAGCCGGAAGTCGCGTACTTCGAGTGTATGCACGAATTGAAATTGATCGTCGATTTGATGTACGAAGGCGGCTTATCCGGAATGCGCTACTCGATTTCAGACACTGCGCAATGGGGAGATTTTGTATCAGGACCGCGAGTTGTGGATGCAGCGACAAAAGGCCGCATGAAAGATATCTTGACCGATATCCAAACTGGGAAGTTTGCAAAAGGTTGGTTGCTTGAAAATCAATTGAACCGTCCGGAATTCACAGCCATCGAAAAAGCGGAAGAAAATCATCAAATCGAACAGGTGGGCAGAGTGCTTCGCGAAATGATGCCATTCGTCAACGAAGGCAAAAAGACAAAAACAAAAGAGGTGGTCGCCAGTGCGAAAAATTGACATCTTTGATACAACGCTACGGGACGGAGAACAGTCGGCCGGGATCAACTTGAACACTGCTGAGAAAATCGAAATCGCTCGCCAACTCGAACGTTTTGGCGCGACGATCATTGAGTCAGGATTTCCGGCAGCTTCACCAGGAGATTTCGATGCAGTCCAGCGCATCGCAGGAACAGTAAAAAATTCAATCGTGACGGGCTTGGCCCGTTCGGTTGAAAGTGATATTGCCACTGCATGGGAAGCGTTGAAAGGCAGCGAACAGCCGCATGTCCATATCTTCCTGGCAACCTCACCGATTCATATGGAACATAAATTGATGAAAACGCCGGAACAGGTCGTTGAGACGGCCGTAGCTTCTGTTAAGTACGCCAAGCAGTTCTTTCCGCTAGTGCAATGGTCGGCAGAAGACGCGTCCCGTTCCGAACCTGAATTTTTGGCCCGCATTATCCGGGAAGTCATTAAAGCAGGCGCCACAACCATCAACCTTCCAGATACAGTCGGTTATGCGACGCCGCAAGAATACGGTGCATTGTTCCGCTACATTACGGAAAACGTAGTTGGCATTGAAAACGTCAAGCTGTCGGCACACTGCCATAATGATCTTGGCATGGCAACAGCAAATACTTTGGCTGCCATTGAAAACGGCGCTACGCAAATTGAAGGCACAATCAACGGCATTGGTGAACGGGCAGGAAACGTGGCACTTGAAGAAATTGCCGTTGCTCTTCATATCCGCAAACAAGTTTATAGTGTTGAAACCGATATTCATTTAAAAGAAATCAAGCGCACCAGCCAATTGGTCAGCCAATTGACCGGCAGCATTATTCAGCCGAACAAAGCGGTAGTCGGCAAAAATGCCTTTGCCCACGAATCGGGCATCCACCAGGACGGCATGCTGAAAAACCCGTTGACTTATGAAATTATTACGCCGGAATTGATTGGCGATGCGAAAACCGAATTGGTGCTCGGCAAACATTCCGGCAGACACGCATTCAAAGACCGTGCACTTAAAATGGGCTTTGAATTGAGTGAAGAAAAGTTGAAAAAAGCCTTTGTGGAATTCAAGAAACTGGCGGACCGCAAAAAAGTCATCGTGGAAGATGATTTGCTAGTCTTGCTGACTGACCAGCAAATCAATGACAGCGAAATTCCAGTCTACAAATTGGAAAATGTCCAAGTGCATTACGGTACAGCGAATATCCCGACGGCAACGGTTTCGGCTTATCAGCCAAACGGAGAGTTGGTGACAGAAGCCGCAACGGGCGCCGGATCGGTTGAAGCGATATTCAACACCTTAGAGCGCATCGTTGCCGGTGAAGTCCACATTCTTGATTACCGGGTCACGTCGATCGGCAAAGGGCGCGACGCACTGGGCGAAGCGGTGATCAATATGACGTATGACGGCGAGACTGTCACTGGACGAGACGTCGCACAGGATGTTTTGGAAGCGACAGCAAAAGCTTACTTAAATACAGTCAATCGCCAATTGGTGAAAGCGGGACAAAAAGTAAAAGTAGCAGTGGTATAAAACGGATGAATCGAAAGAGGAGGAATATAAAATGAAAAAAACAATAGCGGTATTGCCAGGAGACGGAATCGGACCAGAAGTAACAGATGCGGCGGTACAAGTGCTGCAATCCATCGCAATGCGTTATGGACATACTTTTCATTTGAAACACGCGTTGATCGGAGGCAGTGCAGTCGATGCACATAACAACCCGCTGCCTGACGAAACCATTGCCGCATGCGAGGCAAGCGACGCAATTCTCCTCGGTGCAGTCGGAGGTTCGAAATGGGACCAGAATCCAGGGCATCTTCGCCCGGAGAAAGGTTTGTTGAACATCCGTAAGCATTTCGATTTGTTTGCGAATATCCGGCCGGTCAAAGCAATTCCTGCTTTGCTTGGTTCATCGCCATTAAAAGAAGAAGTGGCGAAAGAAGTGGACATGGTCATTGTACGCGAGTTGACAAGCGGTTTGTATTTCGGAGAGCCGAAGCGCCGGACCGAAAAAGCGGGCGTTGATACACTCGTCTATACAAGGGATGAAATCGAGCGGATTGTCGATCAGGCATTTGAAATTGCGCGTGGGCGCAGAGGCAAAGTGACGTCGGTTGATAAAGCGAATGTATTGGAAACAAGCAAGCTATGGCGTGAAGTGGTTGAAGAGCGTAAAGCGTTTTATCCGGATGTCGAAGTGGAACACATGCTGGTTGATTCCGCTGCAATGAAACTGATCACCGATCCGCGGGCATTCGATGTCATGGTGACGGAGAACATGTTCGGCGATATCTTGAGCGATGAAGCGTCCGTTATCACGGGATCGCTTGGCATGCTGCCATCAGCCAGCGTCCGGTCAGACGGTTTCGGCCTATACGAGCCGGTACATGGTTCGGCGCCGGATATCGCAGGCCAGAACAAAGCCAATCCTTCAGCGGCTATTCTTTCGGCGGCGATGATGCTGCGCTATTCGTTCGGTATGCATACCGAAGCGGCAGCAATCGAAGAAGCGGTGATGAGCGTATTGGAAGACGGTTATTGCACAGGCGATTTGTCCGACGCAGGCAAACAAGTGGTATCGACTGAGCGTTTTGTGACAAAAGTGGTTGAAGAATTGGAAAGAGAATTGGTGTCAGAGCACATCATGTATTCTTACGTGTGATCGGGAGGAGCGGTTCGGATGGCAAAAACGATTATTGAAAAGATTTGGGAACAGCATATTGTATACGAAGAGCAGGGGAAGCCGGACCTGCTTTACATCGATCTTCATTTATTGCATGAAGTGACGTCTCCACAAGCATTCGAAGGCCTTAGATTGAATGGCCGGAAGGTACGGCGGCCGGATTTGTGCTTTGCGACAATGGACCACAACGTGCCGACGCGCAACCGGGACAAAATTACGGATCCGATTTCCCGCAAGCAAATTAAAACCCTCCAGGAAAATTGCGAAGAGTTCGGTGTCCCGCTTGCGGGCATCAACCATCCGGATCAGGGCATCGTCCACGTCATTGGACCAGAACTTGGGCTGACGCAACCGGGAAAAACAATTGTCTGTGGAGACAGCCACACTTCCACACACGGCGCATTCGGGTCCTTAGCGTTCGGAATCGGAACGAGTGAAGTGGAGCATGTGTTATCGACACAGACGCTCTGGCAATCG is from Planococcus liqunii and encodes:
- the leuB gene encoding 3-isopropylmalate dehydrogenase gives rise to the protein MKKTIAVLPGDGIGPEVTDAAVQVLQSIAMRYGHTFHLKHALIGGSAVDAHNNPLPDETIAACEASDAILLGAVGGSKWDQNPGHLRPEKGLLNIRKHFDLFANIRPVKAIPALLGSSPLKEEVAKEVDMVIVRELTSGLYFGEPKRRTEKAGVDTLVYTRDEIERIVDQAFEIARGRRGKVTSVDKANVLETSKLWREVVEERKAFYPDVEVEHMLVDSAAMKLITDPRAFDVMVTENMFGDILSDEASVITGSLGMLPSASVRSDGFGLYEPVHGSAPDIAGQNKANPSAAILSAAMMLRYSFGMHTEAAAIEEAVMSVLEDGYCTGDLSDAGKQVVSTERFVTKVVEELERELVSEHIMYSYV
- the ilvB gene encoding acetolactate synthase large subunit, with amino-acid sequence MGVNLKVREETKQKLKGSGADVLIQSLKEQGVEVIFGYPGGAVLPIYDALHRNPIRHVLARHEQGAIHAAEGYARVSGKTGVVIATSGPGATNLVTGIADAMLDSLPLVVFTGQVASTVIGTDAFQEADIIGITQPITKHNYQVKSVADFPRIIKEAFYIASTGRPGPVVVDIPKNISTEMFLTDYPQNEQVNLPGYQPTTKPNYLQIQKAGQALSEAKKPLILAGAGVLAAQASEELQMFVEQHKVPVTNTLLGLGSIGGDHPLFLGMAGMHGTYTANTAICECDLLINIGARFDDRLTGNLAHFAPNAKVIHIDIDPAEIGKNVPTDIPIVADAKEALQALSNQSFESPDTEVWLQHLTANREEYPLHYKADKERGILPQQAVELIHRLTGGDAVVTTDVGQHQMWTAQYYRFNHPHNWVTSGGLGTMGFGFPAAIGAQLARPDETVVAVVGDAGFQMTLQELSLLQELRLPVKVVILNNQSLGMVRQWQETFYEERYSQSLIHVQPDFVKLAHAYDIEGYKVETMEQAEKVFAEAFASTGPVLIDCRVVQMENVYPMVAPGKGLNEMIGVKGE
- the ilvN gene encoding acetolactate synthase small subunit → MKRVITTTVINQSGVLNRVTGLLMKRQFNIESISVGHTEQPGMSKMTFVVNVEDKGKLEQLLKQLQKQIDVIKVHDITDKAMVMRELAMVKVVSPPSVRNEIYAIVEPFRATVVDMSKNVTTYQVAGDPEKIEAFIDLMRPYGIKEITRTGVSAFVRETQKAQTEQVSIL
- a CDS encoding 2-isopropylmalate synthase — translated: MRKIDIFDTTLRDGEQSAGINLNTAEKIEIARQLERFGATIIESGFPAASPGDFDAVQRIAGTVKNSIVTGLARSVESDIATAWEALKGSEQPHVHIFLATSPIHMEHKLMKTPEQVVETAVASVKYAKQFFPLVQWSAEDASRSEPEFLARIIREVIKAGATTINLPDTVGYATPQEYGALFRYITENVVGIENVKLSAHCHNDLGMATANTLAAIENGATQIEGTINGIGERAGNVALEEIAVALHIRKQVYSVETDIHLKEIKRTSQLVSQLTGSIIQPNKAVVGKNAFAHESGIHQDGMLKNPLTYEIITPELIGDAKTELVLGKHSGRHAFKDRALKMGFELSEEKLKKAFVEFKKLADRKKVIVEDDLLVLLTDQQINDSEIPVYKLENVQVHYGTANIPTATVSAYQPNGELVTEAATGAGSVEAIFNTLERIVAGEVHILDYRVTSIGKGRDALGEAVINMTYDGETVTGRDVAQDVLEATAKAYLNTVNRQLVKAGQKVKVAVV
- the ilvC gene encoding ketol-acid reductoisomerase; amino-acid sequence: MYRRLCGKRKKRKPNKYPFFKKPKHSRRKLKMAKMYYNQDVNEQVLEGKTIAIIGYGSQGHAHAQNLKESGFDVVVGVRPGKSFKQAQEDGMNVTTVKEAAQAADVIMILVPDEKQTKIYNEEIKPALTAGKSLVFAHGFNVHFNQIVAPEDVDVFLVAPKGPGHLVRRTYEAGAGVPALIAIHQDVSGQAQEVALAYAKGIGAARAGVLETTFKEETETDLFGEQAVLCGGVTSLVKAGFETLVEAGYQPEVAYFECMHELKLIVDLMYEGGLSGMRYSISDTAQWGDFVSGPRVVDAATKGRMKDILTDIQTGKFAKGWLLENQLNRPEFTAIEKAEENHQIEQVGRVLREMMPFVNEGKKTKTKEVVASAKN
- the tuf gene encoding elongation factor Tu, whose amino-acid sequence is MGKAKFDRSKTHANIGTIGHVDHGKTTLTAAIATVLAKASGGEARSYDQIDNAPEEKERGITINTSHVEYETASRHYAHVDCPGHADYVKNMITGAAQMDGGILVVSAADGPMPQTREHILLSKQVGVPYLVVFMNKCDMVDDEELLELVEMEVRDLLSEYDFPGDDIPVIKGSALKALEGEAEWEEKIMELMNAVDEYIPTPTRDTDKPFMMPVEDVFSITGRGTVATGRVERGQVKIGDTVDIIGLTEEPKATTVTGVEMFRKLLDYAEAGDNIGALLRGVSRDDVQRGQVLAKPGTITPHTEFTAEVYVLSKEEGGRHTPFFSNYRPQFYFRTTDVTGVCNLPEGVEMVMPGDNIEMTVALISPIAIEEGTKFSIREGGRTVGAGVVAKITK
- the ilvE gene encoding branched-chain-amino-acid transaminase; the encoded protein is MGEQLIYLNGEFVRKEDAKVSVYDHGFLYGDGVFEGIRSYNGNVFRLEEHLERLYDSAKSVMLEIPHTFEEMTKLVVETLRRNELKDAYIRLIVSRGVGNLGIDPLTCSRPSVIVIAEALSLFPKSLYDNGIEIVSVATRRNRSDVLSPKVKSLNYMNNILVKIEANLAGVSEALMLNDQGYVAEGSADNIFIVRKNKILTPPGYVGALEGITRNAIMEVAAQKGYEVQEGVFTRHDVYVADEVFLTGTAAEVIAVIKVDGRVIGDGKPGPVTNDLLASFRELVQQDGVKVYDEHLNAV